A genomic segment from Microbacterium sp. SORGH_AS_0428 encodes:
- a CDS encoding ATP-binding protein codes for MHSDAAPARGRGVRAFLHAGLAEPRAPRAYAARGRSAVLNQLVLCALVLIVATVGILSSTLRDQSLFLVGVVIIFAVGMATLAVPWTRMPRVALYILPLADIAGIAVIRVAEPMSGLGLMWVFPAMWLATLGVVGFVLQFTIITAAYTVIVVSGGTTVWGYTTFLLPAAVLAVATTTFISSRRQRAQAHLLEKQAALLSGALQRAQRQEELVIDVLDAVDFGVLRIAPDGTVSVVNEALGRFQNTIPGFGSRSREIENAYRADGVTPLPREERPLLRALAGEVFENQVVWFGHPDERRHAMSITVRRMHDAEGADAGAVLIARDVTPEMTAMRARDRLVASVSHELRTPLTSVLGYLDLALDTLDDPEQARHSLEIAARNGERLLEIVADILAASSASRLSIDMTISPEPIDVAELMAATAEAWRPRAAERALTIDTSGIEPARAFADPLRLRQVMDNLVSNAVKYNRDGGAIFLGCTTDGDSTWILVRDTGTGIAEPDLGRLFERYFRARTDVEGTGLGLSISRDIARAHGGDITVQTSRGLGSTFMVQLPADERPQPSDAAPGEETGDRG; via the coding sequence ATGCACAGCGATGCTGCTCCCGCCCGGGGGAGAGGCGTACGCGCGTTCCTGCACGCGGGGCTCGCCGAACCACGGGCCCCTCGTGCGTACGCGGCTCGGGGGCGCTCCGCCGTCCTGAACCAGCTCGTGCTGTGCGCACTGGTGCTGATCGTGGCCACCGTCGGGATCCTCTCGTCGACGTTGCGGGACCAGAGCCTGTTCCTCGTCGGGGTCGTGATCATCTTCGCCGTCGGGATGGCGACGCTGGCCGTGCCGTGGACCCGTATGCCGCGCGTGGCGCTCTACATCCTGCCCCTCGCCGACATCGCGGGCATCGCCGTCATCCGTGTCGCCGAGCCCATGAGCGGGCTCGGCCTGATGTGGGTCTTCCCCGCGATGTGGCTCGCCACTCTGGGTGTCGTCGGATTCGTCCTCCAGTTCACGATCATCACGGCTGCGTACACGGTGATCGTCGTCTCGGGGGGAACGACGGTCTGGGGATACACGACGTTCCTGCTCCCCGCCGCCGTTCTCGCGGTCGCGACGACCACGTTCATCTCTTCGCGCCGTCAGCGGGCGCAGGCGCATCTGCTCGAGAAGCAGGCGGCGTTGCTCAGCGGCGCGCTGCAGCGCGCACAGCGCCAGGAGGAGCTCGTCATCGACGTGCTCGACGCGGTGGATTTCGGTGTGCTGCGCATCGCCCCCGACGGGACGGTGTCCGTGGTGAATGAGGCGCTGGGGCGGTTTCAGAACACGATCCCCGGATTCGGGTCCCGCAGCCGCGAGATCGAGAACGCGTACCGCGCCGACGGCGTGACGCCGCTGCCCCGTGAGGAACGCCCGCTGCTGCGGGCGTTGGCGGGCGAGGTGTTCGAGAACCAGGTGGTCTGGTTCGGCCACCCCGACGAGCGCCGTCATGCCATGAGCATCACCGTGCGCCGCATGCACGATGCCGAGGGTGCGGATGCCGGTGCGGTGCTGATCGCGCGGGATGTGACGCCCGAGATGACGGCGATGCGTGCCCGCGACCGCCTCGTCGCCTCCGTCTCTCACGAGTTGCGCACGCCCCTGACGTCCGTGCTCGGCTATCTCGATCTCGCGCTGGACACGCTCGACGATCCGGAGCAGGCGCGCCATTCCCTGGAGATCGCAGCGCGAAACGGTGAACGGCTCCTAGAGATCGTCGCCGACATCCTCGCCGCGTCCAGCGCGTCGCGCTTGTCGATCGACATGACCATCTCGCCCGAGCCGATCGATGTCGCGGAGCTGATGGCGGCGACCGCGGAGGCCTGGCGCCCGCGAGCGGCCGAGCGCGCGTTGACGATCGACACGTCCGGGATCGAACCGGCTCGCGCGTTCGCCGATCCACTGCGGCTCCGGCAGGTGATGGACAACCTCGTCAGCAACGCCGTCAAGTACAACCGCGACGGCGGCGCCATCTTCCTCGGCTGCACCACCGACGGGGACTCGACGTGGATCCTCGTCCGCGACACCGGAACCGGCATCGCGGAGCCCGACCTCGGCCGACTGTTCGAACGGTACTTCCGCGCCCGCACGGACGTCGAGGGGACCGGCCTGGGGCTCTCCATCAGCCGCGACATCGCGCGCGCCCACGGGGGCGACATCACGGTGCAGACGAGTCGCGGCCTGGGATCGACCTTCATGGTGCAGCTTCCCGCCGACGAGCGGCCGCAACCTTCGGACGCGGCGCCCGGCGAAGAGACGGGTGATCGGGGATGA
- the uvrB gene encoding excinuclease ABC subunit UvrB, which translates to MQTTRSVRPFEVVSEYVPSGDQPAAIADLAARINAGETDVVLLGATGTGKSATTAWLIEQVQRPTLVLAHNKTLAAQLANEFRELMPHNAVEYFVSYYDYYQPEAYVPQTDTFIEKDSSINAEVERLRHSTTNSLLSRRDVVVVSTVSCIYGLGAPEEYLRAMVALQVGERYDRDALIRQFIAMQYNRNDVDFSRGNFRVRGDTIEIIPVYEEYAIRIELFGDEIEALYTLHPLTGEIVERMDSVPIFPASHYVAGTDVVQRAIGTIETELAERLKEFESQGKLLEAQRLRMRTTFDLEMLQQLGFCSGIENYSRHMDGRAPGEPPHTLLDFFPDDFLLVIDESHVTVPQIGAMYEGDASRKRTLVEHGFRLPSAMDNRPLRWDEFKNRIGQTVYLSATPGRYEMGIADGVVEQIIRPTGLIDPEIVVKPSKGQIDDLLEEIRLRVERDERVLVTTLTKKMAEELTDFLGEHGVRVRYLHSDVDTLRRVELLSELRAGVYDVLVGINLLREGLDLPEVSLVSILDADKEGFLRSGTSLIQTIGRAARNVSGQVHMYADKITDSMRNAIDETERRREKQIAYNTANGIDPQPLRKKIADITDALIREGADTKAMLTRDPKGKGKSPTPNLRREGIAAEGAAQLEATISDLSDQMLAAAAELKFELAARLRDEVQDLKKELRAMERAGHA; encoded by the coding sequence GTGCAGACCACACGATCCGTTCGCCCCTTCGAGGTCGTCAGCGAGTACGTGCCGTCCGGCGATCAGCCGGCCGCGATCGCCGACCTCGCCGCCCGCATCAACGCCGGCGAGACCGACGTGGTGCTGCTGGGCGCCACCGGCACCGGCAAGTCGGCCACGACCGCCTGGCTGATCGAACAGGTGCAGCGACCCACTCTCGTGCTCGCCCACAACAAGACGCTCGCCGCTCAGCTGGCCAACGAGTTCCGCGAGCTGATGCCGCACAACGCGGTCGAGTACTTCGTGTCGTACTACGACTACTACCAGCCCGAGGCGTACGTCCCGCAGACCGATACGTTCATCGAGAAGGACTCCTCGATCAACGCCGAGGTGGAGCGCCTGCGTCACTCGACGACGAACTCCCTGCTCAGCCGGCGTGACGTGGTCGTGGTCTCCACGGTCTCCTGCATCTACGGTCTCGGTGCGCCCGAGGAGTATCTGCGCGCCATGGTGGCGCTGCAGGTGGGGGAGCGCTATGACCGCGACGCTCTCATCCGGCAGTTCATCGCGATGCAGTACAACCGCAACGACGTCGACTTCTCACGCGGCAACTTCCGCGTCCGCGGCGACACGATCGAGATCATCCCGGTCTACGAGGAGTACGCGATCCGGATCGAGCTCTTCGGCGATGAGATCGAGGCTTTGTATACCCTGCACCCGCTGACGGGTGAGATCGTCGAGCGGATGGACTCGGTGCCGATCTTCCCCGCGTCGCACTACGTCGCAGGAACCGATGTGGTGCAGCGGGCGATCGGCACGATCGAGACCGAGCTGGCGGAGCGGTTGAAAGAGTTCGAGTCGCAGGGCAAGCTGCTCGAAGCGCAGCGGCTGCGCATGCGCACGACCTTCGACCTCGAGATGCTGCAGCAGCTCGGATTCTGCTCCGGCATCGAGAACTACTCGCGGCACATGGACGGGCGCGCACCGGGGGAGCCCCCGCACACGCTGCTCGACTTCTTCCCCGACGACTTCCTCCTCGTGATCGACGAGTCGCACGTGACGGTGCCGCAGATCGGCGCGATGTACGAGGGCGATGCGTCCCGCAAGCGCACTCTCGTCGAGCACGGCTTCCGACTGCCTTCGGCGATGGACAACCGGCCGCTGCGGTGGGACGAGTTCAAGAACCGGATCGGCCAGACGGTCTATCTTTCCGCGACGCCCGGTCGGTACGAGATGGGTATCGCCGACGGCGTGGTGGAGCAGATCATCCGCCCCACCGGCCTCATCGACCCCGAGATCGTGGTCAAGCCCTCCAAGGGTCAGATCGATGATCTGCTGGAGGAGATCCGGCTCCGCGTCGAGCGCGACGAACGTGTGCTGGTGACCACACTGACCAAGAAGATGGCGGAGGAGCTCACCGACTTCCTCGGCGAGCACGGTGTCCGCGTCAGGTATCTGCACTCCGACGTCGACACGCTGCGACGCGTGGAGCTACTCAGCGAGCTGCGAGCGGGTGTCTACGACGTTCTCGTGGGCATCAACCTGCTGCGCGAGGGCCTCGACCTGCCGGAGGTCTCCCTCGTGTCGATCCTCGACGCCGACAAGGAAGGGTTCCTGCGCAGCGGAACGTCGCTGATCCAGACGATCGGTCGCGCCGCGCGCAACGTCTCCGGCCAGGTGCACATGTACGCCGACAAGATCACCGATTCGATGCGCAACGCGATCGATGAGACCGAACGGCGTCGCGAGAAGCAGATCGCGTACAACACGGCCAACGGCATCGACCCTCAGCCCCTGCGCAAGAAGATCGCCGACATCACCGACGCGCTGATCCGCGAAGGGGCCGACACGAAGGCGATGCTCACTCGCGATCCGAAGGGCAAGGGCAAGTCGCCGACGCCGAACCTCCGCCGTGAGGGCATCGCGGCGGAGGGTGCCGCGCAGCTCGAAGCGACGATCTCCGATCTGTCCGATCAGATGCTCGCGGCGGCTGCGGAGCTGAAGTTCGAGCTCGCTGCACGGCTTCGCGACGAGGTTCAGGACCTGAAGAAGGAGCTTCGCGCCATGGAGCGCGCCGGCCACGCGTGA
- the uvrA gene encoding excinuclease ABC subunit UvrA has product MPISPVSELAHDAGTLSVRGARVHNLRGVDLDIPRDCLVVFTGLSGSGKSSLAFDTIFAEGQRRYVESLSSYARQFLGQVDRPDVDFIEGLSPAVSIDQKSTNRNPRSTVGTITEIHDYMRLLWARIGVPHCPECGEVIQRQTVQQIADQLMTLPERTRYQIVAPVVTQKKGEFVDLFKELSAKGYARAVVDGELIQLSEPPTLKKSYKHDIAVVVDRLVASADILSRVTDSVETALGLAGGVMQVNFVDEEGDDAWQNFSEKLACPNGHPLQLTEIEPRTFSFNAPFGACPTCSGLGTRMSVDVELMLGDEDLSIREGVLVPWTTQGKGLFQYYERLLEGLSSDLGFSLDTPWRKLPQDVKDAVLHGDNFKVSVKWKNRYGREMRYTSGFEGVVPYIERQYQQAESDSARQRWSEYLREVPCPVCDGTRLKPEVLAVKVHGHSIADASSLSLIDAQGFFDGLELTDREAKIAAAVLREIRARLNFLIQVGLTYLSLSRAAGSLSGGEAQRIRLATQIGSGLTGVLYVLDEPSIGLHQRDNRRLIETLLALKNLGNTLIVVEHDEETIQAADWIVDIGPRAGVEGGRVVHSGTYPQLLEEPESLTAAYLSGRRSIAVPAKRRKIDKKRQISVVGARENNLKNVTATFPLGVLTAVTGVSGSGKSSLVNGILYEVLASRLNGARRVPGKHTRVTGLENLDKVVHVDQAPIGRTPRSNPATYTGVFDRIRTLFAETLEAKARGYQAGRFSFNVKGGRCEACSGDGTIKIEMNFLPDVYVDCEVCHGQRYNRDTLKVHYKGKNIAEVLQMPIAEAAEFFEPIQAIHRYLKTLVDVGLGYVRLGQSATTLSGGEAQRVKLATELQRRSNGRSIYVLDEPTTGLHFEDVSRLLEVLNSLVDKGNTVIVIEHNLDVIKSADWVIDLGPEGGSGGGTIVATGTPEQVAQVPESHTGAFLAEVLGVAEQRKAG; this is encoded by the coding sequence GTGCCCATCTCGCCTGTCTCCGAACTCGCCCACGACGCCGGAACCCTCAGTGTCCGTGGCGCCCGGGTCCACAACCTGCGCGGCGTCGATCTCGACATCCCCCGCGACTGTCTCGTCGTCTTCACAGGTCTGTCAGGGTCCGGCAAGTCGAGTCTCGCCTTCGACACGATCTTCGCCGAGGGGCAGCGTCGCTACGTCGAGTCGCTGAGCTCCTACGCGCGCCAGTTCCTGGGGCAGGTGGATCGCCCCGACGTCGACTTCATCGAAGGGCTGAGCCCGGCGGTGTCGATCGACCAGAAGTCCACCAACCGCAACCCGCGTTCCACGGTCGGCACGATCACCGAGATCCACGACTACATGCGACTGCTCTGGGCGCGCATCGGTGTGCCGCACTGTCCGGAGTGCGGCGAGGTCATCCAGCGTCAGACCGTCCAGCAGATCGCGGACCAGCTGATGACGCTGCCCGAGCGCACGCGGTACCAGATCGTGGCGCCCGTGGTCACGCAGAAGAAGGGCGAGTTCGTCGACCTCTTCAAGGAGCTCAGCGCGAAGGGCTACGCGCGCGCCGTCGTCGACGGCGAGCTCATCCAGCTGTCCGAGCCGCCGACGCTGAAGAAGAGCTACAAGCACGACATCGCCGTCGTCGTCGATCGACTCGTCGCCAGCGCCGACATCCTGTCGCGCGTCACGGACTCCGTCGAGACGGCGCTCGGCCTCGCGGGCGGCGTCATGCAGGTGAACTTCGTCGACGAAGAGGGCGATGACGCATGGCAGAACTTCAGTGAGAAGCTTGCCTGCCCGAACGGTCACCCTCTCCAGCTCACCGAGATCGAGCCGCGGACGTTCTCGTTCAACGCGCCGTTCGGTGCGTGCCCGACGTGCTCCGGCCTCGGCACACGGATGTCGGTCGACGTCGAGCTCATGCTCGGCGACGAAGACCTCTCGATCCGCGAGGGCGTCCTCGTCCCCTGGACCACGCAGGGCAAGGGGCTGTTCCAGTACTACGAGCGCCTGCTCGAGGGGCTGTCCTCCGACCTCGGCTTCTCGCTCGACACGCCGTGGCGCAAGCTTCCGCAGGACGTCAAGGATGCGGTGCTGCACGGCGACAACTTCAAGGTCTCGGTCAAGTGGAAGAACCGTTACGGCCGTGAGATGCGCTACACCTCGGGCTTCGAGGGCGTCGTTCCCTACATCGAGCGCCAGTACCAGCAGGCCGAGTCCGACAGCGCCCGACAGCGGTGGAGCGAGTATCTGCGCGAGGTGCCCTGTCCGGTGTGCGACGGCACGCGTCTGAAGCCGGAGGTGCTCGCCGTCAAGGTGCACGGCCACTCGATCGCCGACGCCTCGAGTCTCAGCCTCATCGATGCGCAGGGGTTCTTCGACGGCCTCGAGCTGACCGATCGGGAGGCGAAGATCGCCGCCGCCGTGCTGCGCGAGATCCGAGCACGTCTGAACTTCCTCATCCAGGTGGGCCTCACCTACCTGAGTCTGTCGCGCGCGGCGGGCTCCCTGTCCGGCGGGGAAGCGCAGCGCATCCGGCTCGCGACGCAGATCGGTTCCGGTCTCACCGGTGTGCTCTACGTGCTCGACGAGCCCTCCATCGGCCTCCATCAGCGCGACAACCGGCGACTCATCGAGACGCTGCTGGCGCTCAAGAACCTCGGTAACACGCTCATCGTGGTCGAGCACGACGAGGAGACCATCCAGGCTGCGGACTGGATCGTCGACATCGGTCCGCGTGCGGGTGTCGAGGGCGGGCGCGTCGTGCACTCCGGCACCTACCCGCAGCTCCTCGAGGAGCCCGAGTCGCTCACCGCTGCGTATCTTTCCGGCCGTCGCTCCATCGCCGTGCCGGCCAAGCGTCGCAAGATCGACAAGAAGCGACAGATCTCGGTCGTGGGTGCGCGCGAGAACAACCTCAAGAACGTCACCGCGACCTTCCCGCTGGGCGTGCTGACCGCCGTCACCGGCGTCAGCGGCTCCGGCAAGTCGTCGCTCGTCAACGGCATCCTCTACGAGGTGCTCGCGTCACGGCTGAACGGCGCACGCCGTGTTCCCGGCAAGCACACGCGGGTGACAGGCCTGGAGAACCTCGACAAGGTCGTGCACGTCGATCAGGCCCCGATCGGTCGTACACCCCGATCGAACCCCGCGACCTACACCGGTGTCTTCGACCGCATCCGCACGCTGTTCGCGGAGACCCTGGAAGCCAAGGCACGTGGCTATCAGGCCGGCCGGTTCAGCTTCAACGTCAAGGGCGGCCGCTGCGAGGCCTGCTCGGGTGACGGCACGATCAAGATCGAGATGAACTTCCTTCCGGATGTGTACGTCGACTGCGAGGTCTGCCACGGTCAGCGCTACAACCGCGACACGCTGAAAGTGCATTACAAGGGCAAGAACATCGCCGAGGTCCTGCAGATGCCGATCGCCGAGGCGGCGGAGTTCTTCGAGCCGATCCAGGCGATCCACCGTTATCTCAAGACGCTCGTCGATGTGGGCCTCGGCTACGTCCGTCTCGGACAGTCGGCGACGACCCTGTCGGGCGGTGAGGCGCAGCGCGTGAAGCTCGCGACCGAGCTCCAGCGACGCTCGAACGGACGAAGCATCTACGTGCTCGACGAGCCGACGACGGGACTGCACTTCGAGGATGTGAGCCGGCTTCTCGAAGTGCTCAACAGCCTCGTCGACAAGGGCAACACCGTCATCGTGATCGAGCACAACCTCGACGTGATCAAGTCGGCTGACTGGGTGATCGACCTCGGCCCCGAGGGTGGTTCGGGCGGTGGGACGATCGTCGCGACCGGCACGCCGGAGCAGGTGGCCCAGGTGCCCGAGAGCCACACCGGTGCGTTCCTCGCGGAGGTGCTGGGCGTCGCCGAACAGCGCAAGGCCGGCTGA
- the uvrC gene encoding excinuclease ABC subunit UvrC → MLPYRPKQGEIPTSPGVYRFRDAEGRILYVGKAKNLRARLSNYFAPLHTLHERTRRMVTTASSVEWTVVGSDVEALQLEYMWIQEFSPTFNVRYKDDKSYPYMAITLADEAPRVIVTRNRRIKGAKYFGPYPKVWAVHDVIDLMIKVFPIRTCSDASYKKAMATGRPCFPGQIGRCGGPCSMKVTIEEHRAIVDDFVAFMAGGDQRFARALTARMREAAAAMDYEAAAGYRDKLQAIEAVLGKSALVLSDDTDADLFGIAEDELAAAVQHFVVRGGRVRGVRATTIEKEIDISGAELVDQVIQRTYGDAAAADIPKQVLVPALPDDVAELEQWLRDKRGKNVTIQVAQRGGKADLMRTATLNAQQALMLHKTRRTSDYVARTQALTDLQEALGLATAPLRIECFDVSHLAGTNVVASMVVFEDGLPRKDQYRSFSVAETTDDTDSLYQVLTRRLAHLDRPEDADVEIAAAAIDAEQASADGEVATVRKRPRFAYPPQLLIVDGGQPQVAAAARALEESGHTEIALCGIAKRLEEIWLPGEEYPVILPRTSEALYLVQRLRDEAHRFAITHQRKRRRRDISSVLEEVPGLGAARIRALLRHFGSVTALRGATVEQIAELPGIGPKLATAVHEHLTSR, encoded by the coding sequence GTGCTGCCGTATCGACCCAAGCAGGGGGAGATCCCCACGAGTCCGGGGGTCTATCGCTTCCGTGACGCCGAGGGCCGCATCCTCTACGTCGGCAAGGCGAAGAATCTGCGCGCGCGGCTGTCGAACTACTTCGCTCCGTTGCACACCCTGCACGAGCGCACGCGCCGCATGGTCACGACGGCGAGTTCGGTCGAGTGGACGGTCGTCGGCAGCGATGTCGAGGCGTTGCAGCTGGAGTACATGTGGATCCAGGAGTTCTCGCCGACGTTCAACGTTCGCTACAAGGACGACAAGTCCTACCCGTACATGGCGATCACCCTGGCGGACGAGGCGCCGCGGGTGATCGTCACGCGCAACCGGCGGATCAAAGGTGCGAAGTACTTCGGGCCGTATCCGAAGGTTTGGGCCGTGCACGACGTGATCGATCTCATGATCAAGGTCTTCCCGATCCGCACCTGCTCGGATGCGTCCTACAAGAAGGCAATGGCGACGGGACGCCCCTGCTTCCCCGGGCAGATCGGCCGTTGCGGCGGTCCGTGCTCGATGAAGGTCACGATCGAGGAGCACCGCGCGATTGTCGACGACTTCGTCGCTTTCATGGCCGGCGGCGACCAGCGCTTCGCGCGGGCTCTCACAGCCAGGATGCGGGAGGCCGCTGCAGCGATGGACTACGAGGCCGCAGCCGGGTACCGCGACAAGCTGCAGGCGATCGAGGCCGTGCTGGGTAAGAGCGCCCTCGTGCTCTCCGACGACACGGACGCGGATCTCTTCGGCATCGCGGAGGACGAGTTGGCCGCCGCGGTGCAGCACTTCGTGGTCCGCGGCGGTCGCGTGCGCGGTGTGCGCGCGACCACGATCGAGAAGGAGATCGACATCTCCGGCGCCGAGCTCGTGGACCAGGTCATCCAGCGGACGTACGGGGATGCGGCCGCCGCCGACATCCCGAAGCAGGTGCTCGTGCCGGCACTTCCGGACGACGTCGCGGAGCTCGAGCAGTGGTTGCGGGACAAGCGGGGCAAGAACGTCACGATCCAGGTCGCCCAGCGCGGCGGCAAAGCCGATCTCATGCGCACGGCCACCCTCAACGCCCAGCAGGCGCTCATGCTGCACAAGACCCGGCGCACGAGCGATTACGTCGCCCGGACGCAGGCGCTGACCGACCTCCAGGAGGCGCTCGGGCTCGCGACGGCGCCGCTGCGCATCGAGTGCTTCGACGTCTCGCATCTGGCAGGGACCAACGTGGTCGCCTCGATGGTCGTGTTCGAGGACGGCCTGCCGCGCAAGGACCAGTACCGGTCTTTCTCGGTCGCGGAGACGACGGACGACACGGACTCGCTGTACCAGGTCCTCACCCGTCGCCTTGCCCACCTGGATCGCCCGGAGGACGCGGACGTCGAGATCGCGGCCGCGGCGATCGATGCCGAACAGGCATCCGCCGACGGCGAAGTGGCGACCGTGCGCAAGCGCCCGAGGTTCGCCTACCCGCCGCAGCTGCTGATCGTGGACGGCGGCCAGCCGCAGGTCGCGGCGGCCGCGCGGGCGCTGGAGGAGTCGGGCCACACCGAGATCGCGCTGTGCGGTATCGCCAAGCGGCTGGAGGAGATCTGGCTGCCGGGGGAGGAGTACCCCGTCATCCTGCCCCGCACCTCCGAGGCGCTCTATCTCGTGCAGCGCCTGCGCGACGAGGCGCACCGGTTCGCGATCACACATCAACGCAAACGTCGCCGCCGGGACATCTCCAGCGTGCTGGAGGAGGTTCCCGGTCTCGGCGCCGCTCGGATCCGCGCCCTGCTGCGTCACTTCGGTTCGGTCACGGCGCTGCGCGGTGCGACCGTGGAACAGATCGCCGAACTCCCGGGCATCGGGCCGAAGCTGGCGACGGCCGTGCATGAGCACCTGACGAGTCGATAG
- the coaE gene encoding dephospho-CoA kinase — MPLIALTGGIASGKSTIARRLAERGAVIVDADAIVREVQAAGSPVLERIAAEFGPAVIQGDGSLDRAALGAIVFSDDAARQRLNTIVHPAVRRASSERFARAFAEDSDAVVVYDVPLLVEARVDDPWESIVVAHAPAAVRERRLVELRGASERDARARIAAQVSDEERLAVADVVIDTSGSLAETLAQTDELWERLRG, encoded by the coding sequence ATGCCTCTCATCGCACTCACCGGCGGGATCGCGTCCGGCAAATCGACCATCGCGCGTCGTCTCGCCGAGCGCGGCGCCGTCATCGTCGATGCGGATGCCATCGTGCGGGAGGTGCAGGCGGCGGGCTCTCCCGTGCTGGAGCGGATCGCGGCCGAGTTCGGACCCGCGGTCATCCAGGGCGACGGATCGCTGGATCGTGCCGCGCTGGGCGCGATCGTCTTCTCCGACGATGCAGCGCGGCAGCGCTTGAACACGATCGTGCATCCGGCGGTGCGTCGAGCCTCGTCCGAACGGTTCGCGCGCGCCTTCGCGGAGGATTCCGACGCCGTGGTCGTCTACGACGTGCCGCTGCTCGTGGAGGCGCGTGTCGACGATCCGTGGGAGTCGATCGTGGTCGCCCACGCCCCGGCCGCGGTGCGCGAGCGCCGTCTCGTGGAGCTGCGAGGTGCGAGCGAGCGTGACGCCCGCGCGCGGATCGCCGCCCAGGTCTCGGACGAGGAGCGCCTCGCCGTCGCCGATGTGGTGATCGACACGTCCGGTTCCCTCGCGGAGACGCTCGCCCAGACGGACGAGCTGTGGGAGCGGCTGCGGGGCTGA
- a CDS encoding MarR family transcriptional regulator — translation MTDDLLRLENQLCFALVTAARNVVAIYRPVLEPLGLTHPQYLVLLALWERSPRTLGELADELAMEPATLSPLLKRLEAQGRVTRARRADDERVLEVGLTDAGRELRESAVRVPQQIMARVGMDAAQIAALRDSLAPFAGRRPEL, via the coding sequence ATGACCGACGATCTGCTCCGGCTCGAGAACCAGCTCTGCTTCGCCCTGGTGACCGCAGCGCGCAACGTCGTCGCGATCTATCGGCCCGTGCTGGAGCCGCTCGGTCTCACGCATCCGCAATACCTCGTGCTGCTCGCACTGTGGGAGCGTTCGCCGCGCACCCTGGGGGAGCTCGCCGACGAGCTGGCGATGGAGCCGGCGACCCTGTCGCCGTTGCTGAAGCGGCTGGAAGCGCAGGGGAGGGTCACCCGCGCTCGTCGCGCCGACGACGAGCGCGTGCTGGAGGTCGGTCTCACGGACGCCGGTCGTGAGCTCCGCGAGAGCGCCGTCCGTGTCCCGCAGCAGATCATGGCGCGCGTGGGCATGGATGCCGCCCAGATCGCGGCGCTGCGCGACTCGCTGGCGCCCTTCGCCGGCCGACGCCCCGAACTCTGA
- a CDS encoding diguanylate cyclase domain-containing protein, which yields MNIDLFTASLFTALVGNVAGAVFIIDTILRRDHGPGRIWAIAFLCGMTTTIAYSMWAAGISEMLTIAVGNALFVTTTAVMWLGSRSFNQRAIGSATAVTLLGALIVAGAVVVEGPDGGDWAGWLTMGVGLVVFSTLAAIETLRAPMRRFGTAAVLATVFLVTAVFYLVRCVVFVVAGPGSTLFLDAFGSIAANIFTVVLTVVSVVVLSVLRAAQVELRSFAWMSSRGVNSDGILLAATLRTAMTDVLQRAQWRGELVSTVAVHVADLSEIRTAFGADVAGDVLQHWRQSVRRYAPSFALVGEDGADALIVVTRAATAAEARRQAAVIYRGVLEALGAVSRAVIPSVGVGVALTETVGYRTEVLVQSARLAADQSATSVESSVLFGGLSEAEQDPA from the coding sequence ATGAACATCGATCTGTTCACCGCATCGTTGTTCACCGCACTCGTGGGCAACGTCGCCGGGGCCGTGTTCATCATCGACACGATCCTGCGCCGTGACCACGGTCCGGGCCGCATCTGGGCGATCGCCTTCCTGTGCGGGATGACCACGACCATCGCGTACAGCATGTGGGCGGCGGGAATCAGCGAGATGCTCACCATCGCGGTGGGAAACGCGCTCTTCGTGACGACGACGGCGGTGATGTGGCTCGGCTCGCGCAGCTTCAATCAGCGGGCGATCGGTTCGGCGACGGCGGTGACGTTGCTGGGCGCGCTGATCGTCGCCGGCGCCGTCGTCGTCGAAGGCCCCGACGGCGGGGACTGGGCCGGGTGGTTGACGATGGGCGTCGGCCTGGTCGTGTTCTCCACCCTCGCCGCGATCGAGACGCTCCGCGCACCGATGCGACGCTTCGGGACCGCCGCGGTGCTCGCCACCGTCTTCCTGGTGACGGCCGTGTTCTATCTCGTCCGTTGCGTGGTCTTCGTCGTCGCGGGCCCGGGCAGCACGCTCTTCCTCGACGCGTTCGGTTCGATCGCGGCCAACATCTTCACTGTCGTGCTGACCGTCGTCTCGGTCGTCGTCCTCTCGGTGCTCCGGGCGGCGCAGGTCGAGCTGCGCTCCTTCGCGTGGATGAGCAGCAGGGGAGTCAACTCCGACGGCATCCTGCTGGCGGCGACGCTGCGGACGGCGATGACCGACGTCCTCCAGCGCGCCCAGTGGCGTGGCGAGCTGGTGTCGACCGTCGCCGTGCACGTGGCGGATCTCTCAGAGATCCGCACGGCGTTCGGCGCGGACGTTGCGGGCGATGTGCTGCAGCACTGGCGTCAGAGCGTGCGTCGGTACGCGCCGTCGTTCGCCCTCGTGGGCGAGGACGGAGCGGATGCGCTGATCGTCGTCACCCGCGCCGCGACCGCGGCGGAGGCACGGCGACAGGCCGCCGTGATCTACCGCGGCGTGCTGGAGGCGCTCGGCGCCGTGAGCCGCGCCGTCATCCCCTCCGTTGGCGTCGGGGTCGCGCTCACGGAGACCGTCGGCTACCGCACGGAGGTCCTCGTGCAGTCTGCGCGCCTGGCGGCGGACCAGTCCGCGACGAGCGTCGAATCGTCGGTGCTGTTCGGCGGGCTGTCGGAGGCGGAGCAGGATCCGGCGTGA